One Actinomadura viridis genomic region harbors:
- a CDS encoding cytochrome P450, whose protein sequence is METPTPEFDPTPLEALRPAPLHTAETGTPPSVFYEALRAEYGPVAPIDMFGVPAWLVMGYSQALEILRDSRSVWSKRPESWRALNEGRVPADWPLLHVYSVRNSLFSDGADLARLRGAWSAGLRPFQDRGRPQAKDLERAVTQYADDLLTLLSEGGRTGQADLVAQYARPLPLMIVNRLLGFENAAQGEEMLKDLWRMLEAGPEAAGAAARLFEAVTQVCTARLADPRDDLPSHMLAATPDMTVDELVRELFTVVGLVGDYVGTLIASTVAEVINGDEAVRDSLSAGMVQEVVNRALIANPPMAHLSFRYPTTDVRMGRFLIAAGDPVVVSPMAAHADPAFTGGGSPDAIYSTRAHLAWGAGAHACLGRELATTVTMIAVSRLFERFSALRPAVPSESLDWQGSQMSHALSALPVHYELAGEPVRQPIGPPPEQVEGGEDGGAPARSAGLSFARRVLRVLRRG, encoded by the coding sequence ATGGAGACACCGACGCCCGAGTTCGACCCCACGCCCCTGGAGGCGCTCCGCCCCGCTCCGCTGCACACGGCGGAGACCGGCACCCCGCCGTCGGTGTTCTACGAGGCGCTGCGCGCCGAGTACGGCCCGGTCGCGCCGATCGACATGTTCGGGGTGCCGGCCTGGCTGGTCATGGGCTACTCCCAGGCACTGGAGATCCTGCGCGACTCGCGGAGCGTCTGGAGCAAGCGCCCGGAGTCCTGGCGGGCGCTGAACGAGGGCCGGGTCCCGGCCGACTGGCCGCTGCTGCACGTCTACTCGGTGCGCAACTCGCTGTTCAGCGACGGCGCCGACCTGGCCCGGCTGCGCGGCGCCTGGTCCGCCGGCCTGCGCCCCTTCCAGGACCGCGGCCGGCCGCAGGCCAAGGACCTGGAACGGGCCGTCACCCAGTACGCCGACGACCTCCTCACGCTGCTGTCCGAGGGCGGCCGGACCGGGCAGGCCGACCTGGTGGCGCAGTACGCCCGGCCGCTGCCCCTGATGATCGTGAACCGGCTGCTGGGCTTCGAGAACGCCGCCCAGGGCGAGGAGATGCTCAAGGACCTGTGGCGGATGCTGGAGGCCGGCCCGGAGGCGGCCGGCGCGGCGGCGCGGCTGTTCGAGGCGGTGACGCAGGTGTGCACCGCCCGGCTGGCCGACCCGCGCGACGACCTGCCCTCGCACATGCTGGCCGCGACGCCCGACATGACCGTGGACGAGCTGGTCCGTGAGCTGTTCACGGTGGTGGGACTGGTCGGCGACTACGTCGGCACCCTCATCGCCAGCACCGTGGCCGAGGTGATCAACGGGGACGAGGCCGTGCGCGACAGCCTGTCGGCCGGGATGGTGCAGGAGGTGGTGAACCGGGCGCTGATCGCCAACCCGCCGATGGCCCACCTCTCCTTCCGCTACCCGACGACCGACGTGCGGATGGGACGGTTCCTGATCGCGGCCGGCGACCCGGTGGTGGTCTCCCCCATGGCCGCGCACGCCGACCCGGCGTTCACCGGGGGCGGGTCGCCCGACGCCATCTACAGCACGCGCGCCCACCTCGCCTGGGGCGCCGGCGCGCACGCCTGCCTCGGCCGCGAGCTGGCCACCACGGTCACCATGATCGCGGTGAGCCGGCTGTTCGAACGCTTCTCCGCGCTGCGGCCGGCGGTCCCGTCGGAGTCGCTCGACTGGCAGGGCTCCCAGATGTCGCACGCGCTGAGCGCGCTCCCGGTCCACTACGAGCTGGCCGGCGAGCCGGTGCGGCAGCCGATCGGCCCGCCGCCCGAGCAGGTCGAGGGCGGGGAGGACGGCGGGGCGCCGGCCCGGTCGGCGGGGCTCTCCTTCGCCCGCAGGGTCCTGCGCGTGCTGCGGAGGGGCTGA
- a CDS encoding endonuclease/exonuclease/phosphatase family protein has protein sequence MPLAVRAGARRRLPLALLALAVLVTSLIAAPAASAGDTRLRVMTYNVRLAADAPPKDWPSRLPLMKRVLRDQQPDLLGVQEALWQQMRDLDGALPGHDWIGMGRQGGTRDEFSAVFYRKDRFEVLDFDHVWLSGTPQVIGSATWGNRITRMVTWAKFRDRRDGTVLYHVNTHFDHQSENARVKSAELILERVRGFEAGAPVILTGDFNAAAGKTEPYRILTGADAFTDTWETARRRGPAYNTFGGWKAPVPDGDRIDWILSRGPVETRWAEIDAYQRDGLYPSDHYPVVAHVTIGKNT, from the coding sequence ATGCCCCTCGCGGTTCGGGCCGGCGCGCGCCGCCGGCTCCCCCTCGCCCTCCTCGCCCTGGCGGTGCTGGTGACGAGCCTGATCGCCGCCCCGGCGGCCTCGGCGGGCGACACCCGGCTGCGGGTGATGACCTACAACGTGCGGCTGGCCGCCGACGCCCCGCCGAAGGACTGGCCGTCCCGGCTCCCCCTGATGAAGCGGGTCCTGCGCGACCAGCAGCCGGACCTGCTGGGCGTCCAGGAGGCGCTCTGGCAGCAGATGCGGGACCTGGACGGCGCGCTGCCCGGCCACGACTGGATCGGGATGGGCCGCCAGGGCGGCACCCGGGACGAGTTCTCGGCCGTCTTCTACCGCAAGGACCGGTTCGAGGTACTCGACTTCGACCACGTCTGGCTGTCCGGCACCCCGCAGGTCATCGGCTCAGCGACCTGGGGCAACCGGATCACCCGGATGGTCACCTGGGCCAAGTTCCGCGACCGCCGGGACGGCACGGTGCTCTACCACGTCAACACCCATTTCGACCACCAGTCGGAGAACGCCCGGGTGAAGAGCGCGGAGCTGATCCTGGAGCGGGTCCGCGGCTTCGAGGCCGGGGCGCCGGTGATCCTCACCGGCGACTTCAACGCCGCGGCCGGGAAGACCGAGCCGTACCGGATCCTCACCGGGGCGGACGCGTTCACCGACACCTGGGAGACGGCGCGGCGCCGGGGACCGGCCTACAACACCTTCGGCGGCTGGAAGGCCCCGGTGCCGGACGGCGACCGGATCGACTGGATCCTGTCGCGGGGCCCGGTGGAGACGCGGTGGGCCGAGATCGACGCCTACCAGAGGGACGGGCTGTACCCCTCCGACCACTACCCGGTGGTCGCCCACGTGACGATCGGGAAGAATACGTGA
- a CDS encoding DUF2795 domain-containing protein, whose translation MQQDQNDKHGPRLDEQLEHETEGMVRGGHSTHAEDFKTPEPETNEPVWDPLTAPGPRREGSPPGMTPGDVEERSALARFLTGVRYPATPGEMIEHVSGADTPDTAIAALETLPDRPYENLADVAEELGYGREEHRF comes from the coding sequence ATGCAGCAGGACCAGAACGACAAGCACGGCCCCAGGCTGGACGAGCAGCTGGAGCACGAGACCGAGGGCATGGTCCGCGGCGGCCACTCCACGCACGCCGAGGACTTCAAGACGCCCGAGCCCGAGACCAACGAGCCCGTCTGGGATCCGCTCACCGCGCCCGGCCCCCGGCGGGAGGGCTCGCCGCCCGGGATGACTCCCGGGGACGTCGAGGAACGCAGCGCGCTGGCCCGCTTCCTCACCGGAGTGCGGTACCCCGCCACGCCCGGGGAGATGATCGAGCACGTCTCCGGGGCGGACACGCCGGACACGGCGATCGCCGCGCTGGAGACCCTGCCCGACCGGCCGTACGAGAACCTCGCCGACGTGGCCGAGGAACTCGGTTACGGCCGCGAAGAGCACCGCTTCTAG
- a CDS encoding pyridoxal phosphate-dependent decarboxylase family protein produces MSGHMTPEEFRRYGKQVIDWIADYQQGIESYPVQARVRPGEVLAGLPEHPPERGEGFEGILADLDRVIMPGVTHWQHPGFFAYFPANASGPAILGDLLSAGLGVQGMLWATGPACTELETRVADWLAELLDLPGRFRGNGVIQDSASSACLVAILAALHRAGGGEAAREGITRRHTLYISSQTHSSLEKAARIAGIGSAGVRVVDVDPRTLAMDPAHLDALLSEDRAAGMLPVMVCATVGTTSTTAVDPVAAIGEVCRRHGVWLHVDAAYAGVAAVCPEMRWINDGLDGHADSYATDPHKWLLTNFDCSLLWTADRAPMIGALSILPEYLRNQATSSGEVIDYRDWQIPLGRRFRALKLWSVIRWYGAEGLREHIRTGVRLARDLASWIGADPGFELLDHHPFGLVCFRPRWEGLDDGEADEATLRLMERLNASGDLYLTHTKVGGRVLLRMAIGAPATGDRHVRAAWDRIREETDKGPAW; encoded by the coding sequence GTGAGCGGGCACATGACCCCCGAGGAGTTCCGGCGGTACGGCAAGCAGGTGATCGACTGGATCGCCGACTACCAGCAGGGCATCGAGTCGTACCCCGTCCAGGCGCGGGTACGGCCGGGCGAGGTGCTGGCGGGCCTGCCCGAGCACCCGCCCGAACGCGGCGAGGGGTTCGAGGGGATCCTGGCCGACCTCGACCGGGTGATCATGCCGGGGGTGACGCACTGGCAGCACCCCGGGTTCTTCGCCTACTTCCCGGCCAACGCCAGCGGCCCGGCCATCCTGGGCGACCTGCTGTCGGCGGGGCTGGGCGTCCAGGGGATGCTCTGGGCGACCGGCCCGGCCTGCACCGAGCTGGAGACCCGGGTCGCCGACTGGCTCGCCGAGCTGCTCGACCTGCCCGGACGCTTCCGCGGGAACGGCGTGATCCAGGACTCGGCGTCCAGCGCCTGCCTGGTGGCGATCCTGGCCGCGCTGCACCGGGCCGGGGGAGGCGAGGCCGCGCGGGAGGGCATCACCCGCCGCCACACCCTCTACATCAGCTCGCAGACGCACTCGTCCCTGGAGAAGGCGGCGCGGATCGCCGGGATCGGTTCCGCCGGCGTGCGGGTGGTCGACGTCGACCCGCGGACGCTCGCGATGGACCCCGCGCACCTGGACGCGCTGCTGTCCGAGGACCGGGCGGCGGGGATGCTGCCGGTGATGGTGTGCGCGACGGTCGGGACGACGTCCACGACCGCGGTGGACCCGGTCGCCGCCATCGGCGAGGTGTGCCGCCGGCACGGCGTCTGGCTGCACGTGGACGCCGCGTACGCGGGCGTGGCGGCGGTCTGCCCGGAGATGCGCTGGATCAACGACGGGCTGGACGGACACGCCGACTCCTACGCGACCGACCCGCACAAGTGGCTGCTCACCAACTTCGACTGCTCGCTGCTGTGGACGGCCGACCGCGCGCCGATGATCGGCGCGCTGTCGATCCTCCCCGAGTACCTGCGCAACCAGGCCACCTCCTCGGGGGAGGTCATCGACTACCGGGACTGGCAGATCCCGCTGGGACGGCGGTTCCGGGCGCTGAAGCTGTGGTCGGTGATCCGCTGGTACGGGGCGGAAGGGCTGCGCGAGCACATCCGTACCGGGGTGCGCCTCGCCCGGGACCTGGCGTCCTGGATCGGCGCGGACCCCGGCTTCGAGCTGCTGGACCACCATCCGTTCGGGCTGGTGTGCTTCCGCCCGCGGTGGGAGGGGCTGGACGACGGCGAGGCCGACGAGGCCACGCTGCGGCTGATGGAGCGCCTGAACGCCTCCGGGGACCTGTACCTGACCCACACCAAGGTGGGCGGGCGGGTCCTCCTGCGGATGGCGATCGGCGCGCCCGCCACGGGAGACCGGCACGTCCGGGCGGCCTGGGACCGTATCCGCGAGGAGACGGACAAGGGCCCCGCCTGGTAG